The sequence GGTGGGTGAGGGATCATCAGCCCACGGGGAAAGCCCTGGAGAGGGGGAGAGCGGGCGATGGCAGCCTCAATCGAACTCAGGAACGCTTGAAAGAGGCGATTTCCCAAGCCGCTGCCGGCCAGGTGGTACGCTACGAAGTGGAAATGTTTGGGGCGGAGGATAAAGTCGCAATCATAGACTTTTCCATTAAGCCGGTGTTCAATGAAGCCGGGGAAGTCGTCTTGCTGATTTCTGAAGGCCACGATATTACCGAACGCAAGCATTCAGAGATCGCCTTGCGGCAGCAAGCAGAGAGAGAACGCCTGCTTGGGGCGATGGCTCAGCGGATTCGTCAATCGTTGGATTTAGAAGAAACGCTGAACACGACTGTGGCGGAAGTGCGGCAGCTGCTACAGGCAGATCGCGTGATCATTTTTCGCTTTGAATCGAATTACGATGGCGTGGTTGCGGTGGAGTCTGTGACAGGGGGCTGGCCGGCAATTCTAGCTACCAATATTCACGACCCCTGTTTTGCCCCGACTTATGTAAAGCTCTACAAACAAGGTCGCATCCGCGCGACTGAAAATATCTACACGGCAAATATGAGTCAGTGTCACATCAACTTACTGGCTCAGTTTCAGGTTCAAGCAAATTTAGTGGTGCCGATTTTGCTAAGCGAACAAGCCCTGCAAAATCCCAAATCCCAAACCCGAAATCAGTTGTGGGGATTGCTGATTGCCCACCAGTGTAGTGGCCCAAGGCAATGGCAAACTTGGGAGGGTGAGTTATTAATGCAACTCACAGAACAGGTGGCAATCGCGATTCAGCAAGCGCAACTTTACCAGCAGCTACAGGCGGCTAACCGCGAGTTAGAGCGTCTGGCGTCTTCAGATGGCTTGACGCTTCTTGCCAACCGCCGCCGGTTTGATACCTATCTGGAGCAAGAGGTGCGGCGTCTGGCACAAGGAACCGCTCTGATCTCCCTAATTATGTGCGATATCGACTGTTTCAAACCCTACAACGATACTTATGGCCATCAAGCCGGTGATGCTTGTTTACAACAGGTTGCCGGTGCAATTCGCAATGTGCTCCAGCGATCGGCAGATTTGGCCGCTCGGTACGGCGGTGAGGAATTTGCGGTGATTTTGCCCGATACGGACGCTGCCGGTGCGTTGCAAATTGCGGAGGCGATTCGCACCGGCGTCCGCTCTTTGCAAATTCCCCACGCTAAATCAGCGGCGGCATCTGTCGTGACTTTAAGTTTGGGGGTTGCCAGCGCATTGGCTCACAACACAACACCGGCACAGTTAATTGCCGCAACCGATGAAGCCTTGTATCAAGCCAAGGAAGGGGGACGTGATCGCGTTGTGGTTAACGATTAATCTCGAATCGCTATTTTTGCTCTGGATGAGCAGCTGCCGGCGTGGTGGCACCAATTTGGTTAATGGTGCCGATCAGTTGATACAAGCGCCCTAAATCTCGCTGGTTGAAGTAGAAAACTAGGCGGGGTAGCTCCCATGTATCATCAACGGCTTCTTCGGGAAACGCCTGACTTTTCTCAATGCGTCCTTTCACTAAAATGTCGCTGAAATCTGTATTTAACTGTTCGACATCCGCCTCTGAAAGTTCAGATTTCAGACGCATGACAAACTTATCGTTGACGTACCGGCTGGAGTGATAAACACGATAGAAACTGCGGATGGCTTCACACGCAACATCCAAGTTATCGGTAATCGTGTAAAGGTTGGGATCGGCAGGGCTAACTAATCCTCTTCCGACTAAATGCTTGTGAATATAGGCGTTCCAGTCATGCCAATAGTCGCCGCCGGCTCGATCAATTAACACCAAGGGCACAGGGCCAAGCCGGCCTGTCTGGCTTAAGGTTAAGCACTCAAATGCCTCATCTTGTGTACCAAATCCGCCGGGGAAGAGGGCGAGGGCGTCACTTTCACGGAGGAAGAATAACTTGCGGGTGAAGAAATATTTAAAGTTAATGAGCTTGCGATCACCGGCAATGAAAGGATTGGCCCCTTGCTCAAAGGGGAGTTGAATATTCAAGCCAAAGGATTGATCCGCACCGGCTCCT is a genomic window of Microcoleus sp. FACHB-672 containing:
- a CDS encoding LOG family protein is translated as MSSSLNSTESLYNDLLELFAELPNAKHQKFIERTLASLVRIAGEEIERLDWKILTACLEDMERAFRVFYPYRHVRKITIFGSARITEDSPEYKMAAQFAHSVTQQGFMVITGAGGGIMQAGNEGAGADQSFGLNIQLPFEQGANPFIAGDRKLINFKYFFTRKLFFLRESDALALFPGGFGTQDEAFECLTLSQTGRLGPVPLVLIDRAGGDYWHDWNAYIHKHLVGRGLVSPADPNLYTITDNLDVACEAIRSFYRVYHSSRYVNDKFVMRLKSELSEADVEQLNTDFSDILVKGRIEKSQAFPEEAVDDTWELPRLVFYFNQRDLGRLYQLIGTINQIGATTPAAAHPEQK